From a single Zygotorulaspora mrakii chromosome 2, complete sequence genomic region:
- the CHO1 gene encoding CDP-diacylglycerol-serine O-phosphatidyltransferase (similar to Saccharomyces cerevisiae CHO1 (YER026C); ancestral locus Anc_3.513) codes for MSSVRSRNNDRVKMSPEENSHENPREQSQGSVFSDDDGDDMSHRTMSRRASSIFSFSAAELEPPNETDIEKFTSDQYHFSMIRNLHLADFITMLNGFSGFYSIVSCLRFCSTNKPHYVQRAHFFIFLGMCFDFFDGRVARLRNRSSLMGQELDSLADLVSFGVAPASIAFAIGFQTTLDVLVLSFFVLCGLARLARFNVTVAQLPKDSGGKSKYFEGLPMPTTLALVLWMAILVRKGLIIEDIPFGVCRKGLFLEVHPIVAVFFLHGCGMISKSLKIPKP; via the coding sequence ATGAGCAGTGTAAGGAGTAGAAATAACGATCGAGTAAAGATGTCAccagaagaaaattcacATGAGAATCCACGGGAACAATCTCAAGGGAGTGTTTTCAGTGACGACGATGGAGATGACATGTCGCATAGAACAATGAGTAGAAGAGCATCTAgcatcttttctttcagtGCGGCAGAATTAGAACCTCCAAATGAGACAGATATCGAGAAATTTACTAGCGATCAATACCACTTTAGTATGATTAGAAACTTGCATCTAGCAGATTTTATTACTATGCTTAATGGTTTTTCAGGATTTTATTCTATAGTAAGTTGTTTGAGATTTTGTTCAACTAATAAACCGCATTATGTGCAAAGGgctcattttttcatatttcttGGGATGTGCTTCGATTTCTTTGATGGAAGAGTCGCACGTTTGAGAAATAGATCTTCATTGATGGGTCAGGAACTAGATTCTTTGGCAGATTTAGTCTCGTTTGGCGTTGCACCAGCTTCGATTGCATTTGCTATTGGATTTCAAACAACTCTAGATGTCCTggttctttctttctttgtcttGTGTGGATTGGCAAGATTGGCAAGATTTAATGTTACCGTTGCTCAATTACCCAAGGACAGCGGTGGCAAATCAAAGTATTTCGAAGGTTTACCAATGCCAACAACTTTAGCTTTGGTCTTATGGATGGCGATTTTGGTAAGGAAAGGGTTAATCATTGAAGACATTCCATTTGGAGTCTGCAGAAAAGGTTTATTCCTAGAGGTTCATCCAATTGTTGCAGTCTTCT